The Candidatus Nomurabacteria bacterium genome has a segment encoding these proteins:
- the hflB gene encoding ATP-dependent zinc metalloprotease FtsH, with protein MVSYIMNVLFVFLLISALYSLFTENKQKIEDVAISDLASRIKSGEVTEVTVAGSTVTFIDTNGTEYKTKKELESSLSETLSIYGVTPENLDTVKLAIKNESGFGYILLNILPIALPIIFILLIFWFLSRQVKGAGMQAFSFGQSKAKITNPNDKKNKVTFADVAGCKEAKLELAEIVDFLRNPKKFLDIGAQIPKGVLLTGEPGTGKTLLARAVAGEAGVPFFHLSGSEFVEMFVGVGASRVRDLFQMAKKASPSIVFVDEIDAVGRIRGTGIGGGNDEREQTLNQILVEMDGFEPTEKVIVMAATNRSDVLDPALLRPGRFDRRVLLELPDRSDREEILRIHARKKPFDQDINLKVIAERTSGFSGADLYSLMNEAAILAAREDRKKIAQNDLIRSIEKVMLGPERKSHVMSKKEKKIVAYHEGGHALVASLLPDADPVHKVSIVSRGHAGGYTLKIPTEDRRLQSRKEFLDDITMTLGGYAAEEIVFGDVTTGPSNDLQVATNMARAMVSRWGMSSDIGPVAFAGDGGRFPDRDVSEEISAKIDNEVRKILSEAMKKAKEVLTENRKLLDTLADKLIEVETLEQKEYEELLVQNGVNIKQRFKDEKEN; from the coding sequence ATGGTTTCTTATATCATGAACGTTCTTTTTGTTTTTCTTCTAATAAGTGCTCTATACTCACTTTTTACTGAAAACAAACAAAAAATAGAAGACGTTGCTATTTCGGACCTTGCTTCTAGGATAAAGAGTGGGGAAGTAACAGAAGTAACTGTAGCAGGTAGCACTGTTACATTTATCGATACAAATGGTACAGAATACAAAACCAAAAAAGAATTAGAGAGCTCACTTTCTGAAACTCTTTCTATATACGGCGTTACTCCAGAAAATCTAGATACAGTAAAACTTGCTATCAAAAACGAGTCAGGTTTCGGATACATACTTCTGAACATTCTTCCTATCGCACTACCGATTATATTTATACTTTTGATCTTTTGGTTTTTGTCTAGACAAGTCAAAGGTGCAGGGATGCAAGCGTTTTCTTTCGGACAATCAAAAGCAAAAATCACAAATCCAAATGACAAAAAGAACAAAGTAACATTTGCTGATGTCGCTGGTTGTAAAGAAGCAAAGCTAGAATTAGCAGAAATAGTAGACTTTCTACGTAATCCAAAAAAGTTTCTAGATATAGGCGCACAGATTCCAAAAGGAGTGCTTCTAACTGGTGAGCCAGGAACAGGTAAAACTTTGCTTGCTAGAGCTGTTGCAGGAGAAGCTGGAGTACCATTTTTCCACCTATCTGGTTCAGAGTTTGTAGAAATGTTTGTCGGTGTTGGTGCTTCTAGAGTAAGAGATTTGTTCCAGATGGCGAAAAAAGCGTCTCCTTCTATTGTGTTTGTCGATGAGATCGATGCAGTCGGAAGGATAAGAGGTACAGGTATCGGTGGCGGAAATGACGAAAGAGAACAAACTCTAAACCAGATACTAGTAGAAATGGATGGTTTTGAGCCAACAGAAAAAGTTATAGTTATGGCTGCTACAAACAGGTCTGACGTTCTGGATCCAGCACTTCTTCGTCCTGGTAGGTTTGACCGTAGAGTTTTGCTAGAGCTTCCAGATAGAAGTGATAGAGAAGAAATACTAAGAATACACGCTAGAAAAAAACCGTTTGACCAAGATATCAATCTCAAAGTTATTGCAGAAAGAACTTCTGGATTTTCTGGTGCAGACCTTTACTCTCTTATGAACGAAGCAGCGATTCTTGCAGCAAGAGAAGACAGAAAGAAAATAGCACAAAATGATCTCATAAGATCGATAGAAAAAGTAATGCTTGGTCCAGAAAGAAAAAGTCATGTCATGAGCAAAAAAGAAAAGAAGATAGTTGCTTATCACGAGGGTGGTCACGCACTCGTTGCATCTCTTCTGCCAGACGCCGATCCTGTACACAAGGTTTCTATCGTTTCTCGTGGACATGCTGGTGGTTATACACTCAAGATCCCAACAGAAGACAGGAGATTGCAATCAAGAAAAGAATTTCTAGATGATATAACTATGACTCTCGGTGGATATGCAGCAGAAGAAATAGTTTTTGGTGATGTAACAACAGGTCCATCAAACGACTTACAAGTTGCTACAAATATGGCGAGAGCTATGGTTTCTAGGTGGGGCATGAGTAGTGATATCGGTCCAGTTGCTTTTGCAGGAGATGGAGGAAGATTTCCAGACAGAGATGTTTCAGAAGAAATCTCTGCCAAAATAGACAACGAAGTCAGAAAGATACTTTCTGAAGCAATGAAAAAAGCAAAAGAAGTTCTAACAGAAAACAGAAAACTCCTGGATACTCTTGCTGACAAACTTATAGAAGTAGAAACACTAGAACAAAAAGAATACGAAGAACTTTTGGTGCAAAATGGTGTAAATATAAAACAAAGATTCAAAGACGAAAAAGAAAATTAA
- a CDS encoding response regulator transcription factor, producing MSKVLIVEDDAFLQGIMATKLSKEGFVIVTADSAEEGKNKLEESPDIIILDLLLPEGDGFQVMEVMREKGMKTPVIVFSNLNTEKDFKRAQEFDMMREYMVKSNFTLEELIEKMHAILG from the coding sequence ATGAGTAAAGTACTTATCGTAGAAGACGACGCATTCCTACAAGGAATCATGGCTACCAAGCTTTCAAAAGAAGGTTTTGTTATCGTCACAGCAGACTCTGCCGAAGAAGGCAAAAACAAGCTAGAAGAAAGTCCAGACATCATAATCCTAGACCTACTCCTGCCAGAAGGAGATGGTTTCCAAGTCATGGAGGTTATGAGAGAGAAAGGCATGAAAACTCCTGTTATCGTCTTCTCCAACCTAAACACAGAAAAAGATTTCAAGAGAGCACAAGAATTCGACATGATGCGTGAGTATATGGTCAAGAGTAACTTCACACTAGAAGAATTGATCGAGAAAATGCACGCTATCTTGGGATAA
- a CDS encoding nucleotidyltransferase domain-containing protein, protein MEKEPTKNKIIEIEPRGSYFEVDEEGYLINPASEEKIQEKWRPVIDDVVELYKDAYGDKLKQVYIRGSVAKGEAVENVSDIDTFAIVDLSKEDLNVAKEIKDARKELEQKYPFVNGIEFEPRLKSNFNKNDIILSQSLCIHGEPLETPKRKPGKEMSIHASYIKQNLSWIKNFLEKDESEEEIKNACTWVTKVILRTGFEITMERSKRYTRDLYKCYETFREYYPEKEEEMREVLHYALNPTSDKEKIREIVGGIGQWLLEESKEYFEGK, encoded by the coding sequence ATGGAAAAAGAACCTACCAAAAATAAAATTATAGAAATAGAGCCTCGCGGTTCGTATTTCGAAGTCGATGAAGAAGGATATCTCATAAATCCAGCGAGCGAAGAAAAAATCCAAGAAAAATGGCGTCCCGTGATAGATGATGTAGTAGAACTATACAAAGATGCCTATGGTGACAAACTAAAGCAAGTATATATAAGAGGCTCTGTTGCAAAGGGTGAAGCAGTAGAAAACGTGTCAGACATAGACACTTTCGCTATTGTAGATTTATCAAAAGAAGACTTGAATGTAGCAAAAGAAATAAAAGATGCTAGAAAAGAATTAGAGCAAAAATATCCTTTTGTAAACGGTATAGAATTTGAACCAAGGTTAAAATCTAATTTCAATAAAAACGATATAATACTTTCTCAATCTCTTTGCATACATGGAGAACCGCTTGAAACACCAAAAAGAAAACCTGGAAAAGAAATGTCTATACATGCAAGCTATATAAAACAGAATCTAAGCTGGATTAAAAATTTTCTAGAAAAAGATGAGAGTGAAGAAGAAATAAAAAATGCTTGCACTTGGGTCACAAAAGTAATTCTGCGAACTGGTTTTGAAATAACAATGGAAAGATCCAAGAGGTATACTCGTGACTTATATAAATGTTACGAAACTTTTAGAGAATACTATCCGGAAAAAGAAGAAGAGATGCGAGAAGTCCTACACTACGCTCTGAACCCAACAAGTGACAAAGAAAAGATACGAGAAATAGTTGGTGGTATAGGTCAATGGCTCCTAGAAGAGTCCAAAGAATACTTCGAGGGCAAATAA
- a CDS encoding NTP transferase domain-containing protein codes for MKLVVLAAGKGSRFYPITKKIPKGLVPILGRPMLEYVLAPYMDHISEIIMVVNSDLGHLIKNHFTNEYKGKPITYIVQPNEGPKGTFSSLSLCKDHLSDNDVFCVSNCDDLLEPKQMKEALKSKKIGLGVTKSKMPWYYLGIKTDNGIVKGFERYSKENGEFITNDFANGFYILSKGVLDFKPVETRDGEHGLPQTIFENINSYEMETHQVDEWQAVNGPDDLENAELFVKKHFSGLN; via the coding sequence ATGAAATTAGTTGTATTGGCAGCGGGAAAAGGATCAAGATTTTACCCCATAACAAAAAAAATACCGAAGGGGCTTGTCCCAATATTAGGAAGGCCGATGCTTGAGTATGTATTGGCGCCATATATGGATCATATTTCCGAAATAATAATGGTTGTTAATAGTGACCTCGGACACCTTATAAAAAATCATTTTACAAACGAATACAAAGGAAAACCAATTACGTATATAGTACAACCAAATGAAGGTCCAAAAGGGACTTTTTCTTCTCTAAGTTTATGCAAAGATCATCTGAGTGATAATGATGTTTTTTGTGTTTCAAACTGCGATGATTTACTCGAGCCAAAACAAATGAAAGAAGCTCTGAAATCAAAAAAGATAGGCCTTGGTGTTACAAAGTCTAAAATGCCTTGGTACTATCTTGGTATAAAAACTGACAACGGAATAGTAAAAGGTTTTGAAAGATACTCCAAAGAAAATGGTGAATTTATAACAAACGACTTTGCAAATGGATTTTATATTTTATCCAAAGGTGTACTTGATTTTAAACCAGTAGAAACAAGAGATGGTGAACATGGTTTGCCGCAAACAATTTTTGAAAATATTAATTCTTATGAAATGGAAACCCACCAAGTTGATGAGTGGCAGGCAGTAAACGGACCAGATGACCTAGAAAATGCAGAGTTATTTGTGAAAAAACACTTCAGTGGATTAAATTAA
- the recG gene encoding ATP-dependent DNA helicase RecG, whose product MNLGDSIEKNFRLTEAQKKALKRLKISSIKDLLFYFPERYSAISELHFINELTEGENATILGKIIDAKTKKSFKSKIPMGEATLEDPTGKIKIVWFNQAYLAKMFVAGDIVQVSGKVSLDKKGEKTLTNPEIKKTPLSPIDLHSTLFYKEESLEAEVQYPIYRETRGITSKWIYHTIEKIVSAKVLDEIQEYIPEEILTRYKLPSLKTALIWIHLPKKEADAIAARKRFAFEEVFFIQLGRHIDRKNWRENKTYEIEVDQELQKKFEKNFGFSLTEGQNKVINDIFSDIEKDSPMSRLLEGDVGSGKTAVAASITKQVVSTRPPGQKFGNLQVAYMAPTEILARQLFDSFTEYFKNDPIQVGLITGSGARKFPSKVYGEKSTNISRPQLQKWVKNGEIPVLIGTHTLIQKSVEFRDLALVIIDEQHRFGTNQRASLAKKSGFAPHLLSMTATPIPRTLALTIYGDLDLSVLDQMPMGRKSVVTEIVKENDRDEAYEKIKEELENGRQLYVICPRIDEPDETKEKALQVKSVTTETRRLKKNVFPDYNIEYLHSKMTKEKKEKTMERFLNKEIDILVSTSVIEVGINVPNASVMIIEGAERFGLAQLHQLRGRIMRGTHQPYCYLFADVKSDKTLERMKAIKEAKNGFELAEIDLAQRGMGMLSGEKQWGLSDLGMEAIKNIKMVEAAREEAKKIVEEDKLESYTKLKTELEKRDLKIHFE is encoded by the coding sequence ATGAACCTCGGTGATAGTATCGAAAAAAACTTTAGACTAACTGAAGCACAAAAGAAAGCGCTCAAAAGATTGAAGATCTCTAGTATAAAAGATCTTCTTTTTTATTTTCCAGAAAGGTACAGTGCTATATCAGAACTACACTTCATAAACGAACTAACCGAGGGAGAGAACGCCACAATACTCGGCAAAATAATAGACGCCAAAACAAAAAAATCTTTCAAGTCGAAAATCCCAATGGGCGAAGCAACTCTCGAAGACCCAACAGGAAAAATCAAAATAGTCTGGTTTAACCAAGCATATCTTGCCAAGATGTTTGTGGCTGGAGACATAGTTCAAGTTTCTGGAAAAGTAAGTCTCGACAAGAAAGGTGAGAAAACTCTGACAAACCCAGAAATCAAGAAAACTCCACTTTCTCCTATCGACCTACACTCTACCCTTTTCTACAAAGAAGAATCTCTAGAAGCCGAAGTTCAGTACCCGATATACAGAGAAACACGAGGCATAACTTCCAAGTGGATATATCACACAATAGAAAAGATAGTTTCTGCCAAAGTCCTAGACGAGATACAAGAATACATACCAGAAGAAATCCTGACTCGGTACAAACTCCCCTCTCTCAAAACTGCACTTATATGGATACACCTCCCCAAGAAAGAAGCCGACGCTATAGCCGCTAGGAAAAGATTTGCGTTCGAAGAAGTTTTCTTCATACAGCTCGGTAGACATATAGATAGAAAGAACTGGCGAGAAAACAAAACATACGAAATAGAGGTAGACCAAGAACTCCAGAAAAAGTTTGAAAAGAACTTTGGTTTTTCTCTGACAGAAGGTCAGAACAAAGTGATAAACGATATTTTCTCCGACATAGAGAAAGACTCTCCGATGTCTCGCCTTCTCGAAGGAGATGTAGGCAGCGGAAAGACTGCAGTTGCAGCGAGCATAACAAAACAAGTTGTCTCGACTAGGCCACCTGGACAAAAGTTTGGAAATCTACAAGTCGCATACATGGCGCCGACAGAGATATTGGCAAGACAGCTTTTTGACAGCTTCACAGAATATTTCAAAAACGATCCGATACAAGTCGGACTCATAACTGGTAGTGGTGCGAGAAAATTCCCTTCCAAGGTTTATGGTGAGAAATCTACCAATATCTCTCGCCCACAACTCCAGAAATGGGTAAAGAACGGCGAGATACCAGTTCTGATCGGAACACATACACTTATACAGAAAAGTGTAGAGTTTCGCGATCTTGCTCTTGTGATCATCGATGAACAACATCGTTTCGGTACCAACCAGAGAGCAAGTCTCGCGAAAAAGTCTGGCTTTGCGCCACACCTGCTTTCTATGACAGCGACACCTATACCCAGAACTCTTGCTCTTACTATATATGGTGACTTGGACCTTTCTGTTTTGGATCAAATGCCGATGGGAAGGAAAAGTGTCGTAACAGAAATCGTAAAAGAAAACGACAGAGATGAAGCATATGAAAAGATAAAAGAAGAACTAGAAAACGGAAGACAACTATATGTCATATGTCCGAGGATAGATGAACCAGACGAAACAAAAGAAAAAGCGCTACAAGTAAAAAGTGTGACAACAGAAACAAGAAGACTCAAAAAAAATGTTTTTCCGGACTACAACATAGAATACCTTCACTCCAAGATGACAAAAGAAAAGAAAGAAAAGACAATGGAAAGATTCTTGAACAAAGAAATAGACATACTAGTTTCAACTAGTGTTATCGAGGTCGGGATCAATGTTCCGAACGCATCGGTTATGATCATAGAAGGAGCAGAAAGGTTTGGTCTAGCACAGCTACACCAGCTCCGCGGAAGAATCATGAGAGGAACGCACCAGCCGTACTGCTACCTTTTTGCAGATGTAAAAAGTGACAAGACACTAGAAAGAATGAAAGCTATAAAAGAAGCCAAGAACGGTTTCGAACTAGCGGAGATTGATCTCGCTCAACGTGGTATGGGTATGCTTTCTGGAGAAAAACAATGGGGACTATCTGACCTCGGAATGGAAGCGATCAAGAATATAAAAATGGTAGAAGCAGCGAGAGAAGAAGCCAAGAAAATAGTTGAAGAAGATAAACTAGAAAGTTATACAAAACTAAAAACAGAATTGGAAAAACGAGATCTCAAAATCCACTTCGAATAA